The Pelagovum sp. HNIBRBA483 sequence CGGGTTTGACGGGGCAGAAAGCGGCCGTTCCGGCGCCGCAACAACAGGTTCCATCGCCCCTTTTTCGGAGCGTACCGCAGGTGCCATCAGCTGTTTCTCGACCGTGCCCGAGCCGCAAATCTCGCAGTGGAGCATACCCGCATCCATCAGCTTGCCAAAAGCCTCACCGGATTTGAACCAGCTTTCAAAGCCGTGCCCCTGATCGCATTTCAAACTGTATTTGATCATCAATCTACCGCCGCACGGCATTGCTTCCATGCGGTTACATAGTCACTTTGCCCTTCATGGCAAAGGGCATTCACGCCAACCATTTGCCTATTTGGATTTGCTTGGCGTTGAAGTTCTTGACGATCTTGGCAAGCTCCGCGTTGTCGAGCTTCTTTGCAGCCTTCTTTGGGCGGTACCATTTCCGCCGCCGTTCGTCCTTTTCCGGCCACTTGGTGTGCGCGGCGGTTACATGCACCGGGTAAACCATCGTCAAAACCGGCAAAATCCCGTCATCCGTGCGCTTATCCTCAAGATAGACACCCAGACAAAGATCAAGTGCCTTACCCGTCAACCCAGCCTCTTCCCAAGCCTCCTGTGCCGCGGCTTCGGCAGGGGTCTGATTATGCATCGGCCAGCCCTTCGGGATGATCCATCGCCGCCGCCTGCGACTGGTGATCAGGCATACCTGTGTTTGCTTCCCCACACTGCGATAGCAAAGCGCCGCGAACTGAACACGCAAGTCGCTCTTAGGAACGTGCCTCAGTGACAGCGGGCGCTGGACCAACATTGACAATTTCTCCTGAGGAACATGTTGTGCTGTGTTCGAGCGCATACTCGCATCCGGAAGAGGCTGATGCAATTACCATCCTCATCGTTGCCGGTCCGTTTTATCGGGCATGAGATCTATCGCGGGTCGTCTTACGGGCCGTGGCATCCTTTGCGGGTGCCGCGTGTCTCAACGGTGATGGATCTCACCCGCGCATTGGGTTGGTTGCCGACCGCTCAATTCATTATCTCCCCCCGCGCCAGGCCCGCGGCCTTGTCCCTGTTTCATACGCCCGCCTACATTGCGGCGCTGGCGCAAGCCGAGGCGGATCAACAGGTCAGCGATCCCGTCCGCGCCCGTCACAATATTGGGACGCCGTCCAATCCGGTCTTTGCCGAGATGTTCCGCCGCCCCGCCACTTCCGCAGGGGCGTCGCTTCTGGCCGGTGAGTTGCTCTCTGAACCCGGCATCATCTATTCTCCCGCGGGGGGCACCCATCACGGCTTTCCCGATTACGCCAACGGCTTTTGCTATTTCAATGATCCGGTATTGGCGATCCTGTCCTTGCGCCGCTCGGGCCTGCGCCGCATCGCTTATATCGACATCGACGCCCACCACCCTGACGGCGTCGAGGCTCGTTTCGCCGATGATGCGGACGTGCTGCAAATATCTACTCATGAAGAAAACCGCTGGCCGCGCACCGGCGCGCTCGCCGATCGTGGGGTAGGGCAGGTCTATAACCTGCCCCTGCCGCGCGAAATGAACGACGATGAGATGGCCCTGATCCGTGATCATCTGCTCTTGCCACTGGTGCAACGCTTCCGCCCCGAGGCGATTGTGCTGCAATGCGGCTCTGATGCCTTGCTCGAAGATCCGCAATCCCGCCTTGCCCTCTCGAATAATGCGCATCTGGATATCTTGCGCGGTTTGATGTCGCTGTGTGACAGGCTCTTGGTCCTCGGCGGTGGCGGCTACAATCCTTGGTCTGTCGGCAGGCTTTGGTCGGCTGTTTGGGGCGTTCTGAACGGCCATGAGCTGCCCGATTCCCTGCCGGATGCAGCGCGCGGCGTCCTCGCTGACCTGCGCTGGGAGGGGCGTAAACGCTTTACCGGCCCGCCCGCTCATTGGGTCAACGAACTGCGCGATGCCCCGCGCAATGGCCCGATCCGCGCCGATGTCCGCGCGCGCGTCGCGCATCTGGCAACGCGCGAAGGCATCTGGCATTAGGAACGCGCTTTGCCCATAGTCGTCTCAAAGCAACCGGAGCGATGATGCGCCATATCTTGAACCTCATATGTGCCCTCTGCCTGCTGGCCTCCGCGCCAGCGCGGGCCGCACCGCTGAACCTTTACGCGGCGGCGAGCCTGAAGGACGTGCTTGATGAGGTTGCGTCCGTGTGGTCCGGCCCGGATCTGCGCATCGTTTATGGCGGAAGCTCCACCATCGCGCGGCAGGTTGCACGCGGCGCGCCCGCTGATCTGGTGATCACTGCCAGCAGCGATTGGATGGATTGGTTGCAGGCGCAAGACGCGCTTCGGCCCGAGACACGCAGCGATCTCCTCGCAAATCGGCTCGTGCTGATTGGCCCCGCTGGCGCGACCCCCGCCGCATTGGACGACAGCCTCCCCGCCCGTTTAGGTCAAGGGCCGCTCGCAATGGCACTCACCGAGGCCGTCCCCGCAGGCCAATACGGCCGCGCCGCGCTGGAACATCTCGGCCTCTGGGAGCCGCTCGCGCCGTTTGTCGTGCAGGCTGCAAATGTGCGCGCGGCATTGGCGCTTGTTGCGCTGGGCGAAGCGCCGCTAGGCATGGTCTATGCCACCGATGCCGCCGTCGAGCCGCGCGTCATGACCCTCGCGGATGTGCCTGAAGCAAGCCACCCGCCCATTCGCTACCCGATGGCGCTGACCGCAACCGCCCAAGATGGCGCCACCGCGTTGCAAGCGTTCCTCACCAGCGATGAAGCCCGCTCGATCTTCTCCAAAGCGGGTTTTATCCCGCTGCCGGAGGCGCGCTGATGTTCGGTCTGGGTGCCGCAGAACTGGAGGCCGTGCGCCTCTCGCTGAAAGTGGCGGTCTGGGCCACCGTTCTCGCACTGCCAGTGGCCTTTTTCTTGGCATACGCGCTGACCCGTTGGCGCTTTCCAGGGCGTGGCGCGCTGAACGTTCTGGTACATTTGCCGCTGGTCATGCCGCCGGTGGTTACGGGCTACCTTCTGCTCCTCGCTTTCGGGCGGCGCGGGCCGATCGGGGAGTGGCTCGAAAGCCTGTTCGGCTTCGTTCTCGCCTTTCGCTGGACGGGCGCGGTGCTGGCCGCCGCGTTGATGGGCCTGCCCTTGGTCGTTCGGGCGATGCGGCTCGCGCTCGAAGCCGTTGATCCCAAGCTGGAGGCCGCAGCAGGCACCTTGGGCGCGGGTCCGCTGCGCGTGTTCTTCACTATCACCTTGCCACTGGCATTGCCGGGGGTGCTGTCCGGTGCGGTTCTCGGCTTCGCCAAGGCGATGGGCGAGTTCGGCGCCACGATCACCTTTGTCTCCAACATTCCTGGAGAGACACAAACCATTCCGCTCGCGGTTAACACGCTGCTCGAAGTTCCCGGCGCCGAACCGCTGGCCTTGCGGCTGGCCGTGGTGTCGATCCTCATTTCTGCCGTGGCGATCTGGCTTTCCGAACGGCTCGCTTCCCGCCTCCACAGTCGGAGGCAGGCATGACCCTCACCGTTGCCTATACCCAAACCCTCGGCGGCCGCGTGTTCGATATCGCCTTCGAGACAGGCCCCGGCGTGACCGCGCTTTTTGGCCCTTCGGGTGCGGGTAAAACCTCCATCGTCCACGCCGTCGCCGGCCTCTCGCGCCCAGATGCAGGCCGGATCGTCGTTGGCGGAAGGGTGCTTTTTGACGGCGCAGCGCGGTTATCCGTGCCTGTCCATCAGCGCCGAGTCGGGTGCGTGTTCCAAGAGGCGCGGCTCTTTCCCCATATGACCGTCCGCCAGAACCTCACCTATGGCGGCAGCGCGGATTTTGACGATATCGTCAGCCTTCTGGGGCTTGAGGCGCTGTTGGACCGCCGCCCTGCGGGCCTTTCCGGAGGCGAGTCGCAACGCGTCGCCCTTGGGCGGGCTTTAATGTCCGCGCCGGAGATCCTCCTGCTGGACGAACCGCTCGCCGCGCTGGACGCCCCGCGCAAGGCCGAGATCCTTCCGTATCTCGAGCGGATCCGCGATGCTGCCCGCCTACCTGTCCTTTATGTCAGCCATGACCTGTCCGAGATCACCCGCCTTGCCTCGCATCTCGTGCTGATCGAGGATGGGCATGTGCGCCAGGCTGGCCCGATTGCCGATATCCTGAGCGATCCACGCCACAGCCGTTATTTCGGTGTCCGCAATGCAGGCGCACTGATCGAAGGTACGGTGGTCGGCTACGATGCCGAGGATGCGCTCAGCACAATCCGCTTTGCTGGTGGCGAACTGACCTTGCCTGACTGGATCGGCCCACCCGACGCCCCCGTCAGGGTGCGGGTCGCGGCGCAGGATGTGATCCTCGCGCGGCAGGCCCCGCCTGATCTGAGCGCCCGCAACTGCCTGCCTGCCCGCGTGACCGACCTGCACCAAGGCGACGGGCCGGGGATGATGGTCGGCATGAGCTTGGGGCAAACCCGCCTTCTTGCCCGCATCACCCGCCGCGCTGGCCGCGAGATGGACCTCGCTGTCGGCGATCAGGTCTGGGCTATCTTCAAAACAACCGCCGTCAGCGGGCGCAACGTCAGCGCAGGCGGCTTTGAGTCGGAAAATTGAGGAGTATATAGATGACCATTGGGTTCGAGACAGAGTTTCAGGACATCCGCGAAGGTGTGCGTGCGCTCTGTGCCCAATTCCCCGATAGCTACCACCGCGAGGTTGACGAGGCCCGTGCCTATCCTGAGGCTTTCGTCGATGCGCTCACCCGCGAAGGCTGGCTCTCCGCCCTGATCCCCGAAGAATACGGCGGTTCCGGCCTTGGCCTCACCGAAGCCTCGGTGATCATGGAGGAGATCAACCGCTCGGGCGGCAATTCCGGAGCCTGTCATGGGCAAATGTACAATATGAACACGCTCGTGCGCCACGGCAGCGAGGAACAGCGCCGCACCTACCTGCCGCGCATCGCGTCGGGCGAGCTGCGCTTGCAGTCCATGGGCGTCACCGAGCCGACAACCGGCACCGACACCACCAAAATCCGCACCACCGCCGTGCGCAAGGGCGACCGCTATGTGATCAACGGTCAAAAGGTCTGGATCAGCCGCGTGCAGCATTCCGACCTGATGATCCTCCTTGCCCGCACCACGCCGCTGGCCGAAGTGAAGAAGAAATCCGAAGGCCTGTCGATCTTCCTCGTCGATGTGAAGGAGGCTTTGCAGCAGGGCATGAGCCTGCGCCCAATCCGCAACATGGTCAATCACGAGACAAATGAGCTGTTCTTCGACAACCTCGAAATCCCCGCTGAAAACCTGATCGGGGAGGAGGGGCAGGGCTTCAAATATATCCTCACCGGCCTCAATGCCGAACGTGCATTGATTGCTGCCGAATGCATTGGCGACGGCTACTGGTTCGTGGACCGGATCACCAAATACGCCAGCGAGCGCAGCGTCTTTGGCCGCCCCATCGGGCAGAACCAAGGCGTCCAGTTCCCCATCGCCGAAAGCTATATCGAGGTTCGCGCCGCCGATCTCATGCGCTTCGACGCCTGCCGCCTGTTTGACGCGGGCAAGCCCTGCGGGGCCGAGGCGAACATGGCGAAATACCTCGCCGCCAAGGCCAGCTGGGAAGCGGCAAACGCCTGTTTGCAGTTCCACGGCGGCTATGGTTTCGCCAGCGAATATGACGTCGAGCGCAAGTTCCGCGAAACCCGTCTTTATCAGGTCGCGCCGATCTCCACGAACCTGATCCTCTCCTATGTGGCTGAGCATATTCTCGGCCTGCCGCGTTCTTTCTAGCGCTGAAAGGTTCCCGCATGACGCTTCCCCTTTCCGGCCTCAAAGTCGTCGCTGTCGAGCAGGCGGTCGCAGCCCCTTTCTGCACCGCGCGGCTGGCCGATGCAGGGGCAGAGGTCATTAAGATAGAGCGTCCCGAAGGCGATTTCGCCCGTGGCTATGATGATGCGGCGGCAGGGCAGTCCAGCTATTTCGTTTGGCTCAATCGCGGCAAGCACTCCCGCGTGCTCGACCTGCGCACCGCAGAGGACCGCGCCGCGCTGGAGGCGCTGATCGCCGATGCCGACGTGCTCGTCCAAAACCTGAAAGCCGGTGCGCTGTCCCGCTTGGGCTTCGCCCCTGAACGCCTGCGGGCAGACTACCCCCGCCTGATCACCTGCTCCATTTCCGGCTATGGCGAGGACGGCCCACTTGCCGATCGCAAAGCCTATGACTTGCTCATTCAGGCAGAGTCGGGCCTCTGCTCGATCACCGGCGGCCCGTCCGAGCCGGCTCGCGTCGGTATCTCCATCGTTGACATCGCCACCGGCGCGACCGCCCATGCCGCGATCCTTGAGGCGCTGATCCAGCGCGGGATCACAGGGCAGGGCGCGCGGATCGACATTTCCATGTTCGATGTAATCGCCGAATGGCTGACCGTCCCGCTCCTCAACCACGAAGCTGGCCGCACGCCCAAGCGCATCGGCATGGCGCATCCGTCGATCTCCCCCTATGGCGTGTTCGAAACCTCGGACGGCAAGCAAATTCTCATTTCCATCCAGAGCGACCGCGAATGGCGCAACCTCGCGCGTGACTTCCTGCAACAGCCGGACCTCGGCACCGATCCGCGCTTTGCCACCAACGTGCAGCGCGTCGCCAACCGTGCCGAAACAGACGCCCACGTCGCCGCCGCCTTTGGCACACTCACCGCCGCCGATGCCATCTCCCGCCTTCAGGATGCT is a genomic window containing:
- a CDS encoding acyl-CoA dehydrogenase family protein, whose protein sequence is MTIGFETEFQDIREGVRALCAQFPDSYHREVDEARAYPEAFVDALTREGWLSALIPEEYGGSGLGLTEASVIMEEINRSGGNSGACHGQMYNMNTLVRHGSEEQRRTYLPRIASGELRLQSMGVTEPTTGTDTTKIRTTAVRKGDRYVINGQKVWISRVQHSDLMILLARTTPLAEVKKKSEGLSIFLVDVKEALQQGMSLRPIRNMVNHETNELFFDNLEIPAENLIGEEGQGFKYILTGLNAERALIAAECIGDGYWFVDRITKYASERSVFGRPIGQNQGVQFPIAESYIEVRAADLMRFDACRLFDAGKPCGAEANMAKYLAAKASWEAANACLQFHGGYGFASEYDVERKFRETRLYQVAPISTNLILSYVAEHILGLPRSF
- the modA gene encoding molybdate ABC transporter substrate-binding protein; translation: MRHILNLICALCLLASAPARAAPLNLYAAASLKDVLDEVASVWSGPDLRIVYGGSSTIARQVARGAPADLVITASSDWMDWLQAQDALRPETRSDLLANRLVLIGPAGATPAALDDSLPARLGQGPLAMALTEAVPAGQYGRAALEHLGLWEPLAPFVVQAANVRAALALVALGEAPLGMVYATDAAVEPRVMTLADVPEASHPPIRYPMALTATAQDGATALQAFLTSDEARSIFSKAGFIPLPEAR
- a CDS encoding DUF1178 family protein, which translates into the protein MIKYSLKCDQGHGFESWFKSGEAFGKLMDAGMLHCEICGSGTVEKQLMAPAVRSEKGAMEPVVAAPERPLSAPSNPAEAAMKALREKVEANSEYVGLSFAKEARAMHAGEAPERSIYGEAKLDEARKLLEDGVPVTPLPFAPKRKSN
- a CDS encoding acetoin utilization protein AcuC, with translation MQLPSSSLPVRFIGHEIYRGSSYGPWHPLRVPRVSTVMDLTRALGWLPTAQFIISPRARPAALSLFHTPAYIAALAQAEADQQVSDPVRARHNIGTPSNPVFAEMFRRPATSAGASLLAGELLSEPGIIYSPAGGTHHGFPDYANGFCYFNDPVLAILSLRRSGLRRIAYIDIDAHHPDGVEARFADDADVLQISTHEENRWPRTGALADRGVGQVYNLPLPREMNDDEMALIRDHLLLPLVQRFRPEAIVLQCGSDALLEDPQSRLALSNNAHLDILRGLMSLCDRLLVLGGGGYNPWSVGRLWSAVWGVLNGHELPDSLPDAARGVLADLRWEGRKRFTGPPAHWVNELRDAPRNGPIRADVRARVAHLATREGIWH
- the modB gene encoding molybdate ABC transporter permease subunit, which produces MFGLGAAELEAVRLSLKVAVWATVLALPVAFFLAYALTRWRFPGRGALNVLVHLPLVMPPVVTGYLLLLAFGRRGPIGEWLESLFGFVLAFRWTGAVLAAALMGLPLVVRAMRLALEAVDPKLEAAAGTLGAGPLRVFFTITLPLALPGVLSGAVLGFAKAMGEFGATITFVSNIPGETQTIPLAVNTLLEVPGAEPLALRLAVVSILISAVAIWLSERLASRLHSRRQA
- a CDS encoding NUDIX hydrolase, whose product is MRSNTAQHVPQEKLSMLVQRPLSLRHVPKSDLRVQFAALCYRSVGKQTQVCLITSRRRRRWIIPKGWPMHNQTPAEAAAQEAWEEAGLTGKALDLCLGVYLEDKRTDDGILPVLTMVYPVHVTAAHTKWPEKDERRRKWYRPKKAAKKLDNAELAKIVKNFNAKQIQIGKWLA
- a CDS encoding CaiB/BaiF CoA transferase family protein; protein product: MTLPLSGLKVVAVEQAVAAPFCTARLADAGAEVIKIERPEGDFARGYDDAAAGQSSYFVWLNRGKHSRVLDLRTAEDRAALEALIADADVLVQNLKAGALSRLGFAPERLRADYPRLITCSISGYGEDGPLADRKAYDLLIQAESGLCSITGGPSEPARVGISIVDIATGATAHAAILEALIQRGITGQGARIDISMFDVIAEWLTVPLLNHEAGRTPKRIGMAHPSISPYGVFETSDGKQILISIQSDREWRNLARDFLQQPDLGTDPRFATNVQRVANRAETDAHVAAAFGTLTAADAISRLQDADIALAMVNDMAALASHPHLRRITLDTPTGSVSLPAPAARFAEQPRSYGSVPALGAGQTPPEQEG
- the modC gene encoding molybdenum ABC transporter ATP-binding protein, giving the protein MTLTVAYTQTLGGRVFDIAFETGPGVTALFGPSGAGKTSIVHAVAGLSRPDAGRIVVGGRVLFDGAARLSVPVHQRRVGCVFQEARLFPHMTVRQNLTYGGSADFDDIVSLLGLEALLDRRPAGLSGGESQRVALGRALMSAPEILLLDEPLAALDAPRKAEILPYLERIRDAARLPVLYVSHDLSEITRLASHLVLIEDGHVRQAGPIADILSDPRHSRYFGVRNAGALIEGTVVGYDAEDALSTIRFAGGELTLPDWIGPPDAPVRVRVAAQDVILARQAPPDLSARNCLPARVTDLHQGDGPGMMVGMSLGQTRLLARITRRAGREMDLAVGDQVWAIFKTTAVSGRNVSAGGFESEN